The following is a genomic window from Moorella sp. Hama-1.
ACCCTTTATTCTTAATTCGCCCTGGCGAACAGCAGGTACAAGATCTGTGCCTCCGGCCAGGGGACGTAATTGGCCCCCGGAATCCGCTAATATAGTGAGAGCTGCCTGCAGATTGTCCGGTTGAAAAAAATCATTAAGCTTGAGCAATGCCATCTCTTCCCTTATCCTTTTTGTACGGGCGCGGGCGGCCTTCCGGCCTCCCCGCACCCGGCCTTAAACACATACCCGGCAGCAATCACATCCTGGCCAGTTCCTCCAGGGTCTTGCCTTTGGTCTCAATCCCCAGCAGCAGCATGCCCAGGGCCGTGGCCACAAAAACAGCCGTGAAGAGGATGAAAATCAGGGGGTAGGCCGCTGCCTGGCCCATGACGACAATCATCTGGCCGACAATCACCGGCGCCAGGATGGCCCCAATACGGCCGCAGAAGGAGGCCCAGCCGGATCCCGTCGCCCGGATGGCCGTCGGGTACATCTCCGGGGTGTAGGCGTAGAGTACGCCCCAGGCCCCCAGGTTGAAGAAGTAAACGGCCAGGCCCCACCAGATGATCTGGCTGGTGGTAACGCTTAAGGAGAACATATAGGCCGCTACCCCGCTTAAAACAAGGTAGGACACCAGGGTGGCTTTGCGGCCGATCTTCTCCACCAGGTAGGCGGCGCTGAAGTAGCCCGGTACCTGGCCCAGGGTCATGATGAGTACGTATTCAAAACTCTTGATAATGGCAAAGCCTTTACCTACCATCAGGGAGGGCAGCCAGGTCACAATGCCGTAATAGGAAAAATTAATCCCAAACCATAGGATCCACAGGCAGAGGGTGCGTCGGAAGTAGCGGGAGGACCAGAGGTCGGCAAAGGTGGCTTTGACGGCTGTTTCGGCCGTGGCCGCCGCCGGGCTGGCCGTTACCTTGCTCGGGTCGACGCCGCAGCTCC
Proteins encoded in this region:
- a CDS encoding MFS transporter, with the protein product MSIAERLERLPLSSFHYKMLLICGIGWLFDAMDVGLVAFVLPAVGKEWSLTATQMGALGSIGLLGMGLGAVFGGSLSDLWGRKRVFNYTLIFYGIATFLAGLSVNYTMLMILRFLVGLGLGAEVPVAFTLASEFSPAQYRGRMSVLLESFWAFGWIAAALIGYLAVPHWGWRLAFFIGALPALYAAVLRRALPESPRYLEKTGQEEEAREIVERIERSCGVDPSKVTASPAAATAETAVKATFADLWSSRYFRRTLCLWILWFGINFSYYGIVTWLPSLMVGKGFAIIKSFEYVLIMTLGQVPGYFSAAYLVEKIGRKATLVSYLVLSGVAAYMFSLSVTTSQIIWWGLAVYFFNLGAWGVLYAYTPEMYPTAIRATGSGWASFCGRIGAILAPVIVGQMIVVMGQAAAYPLIFILFTAVFVATALGMLLLGIETKGKTLEELARM